Proteins encoded by one window of Sphaerodactylus townsendi isolate TG3544 linkage group LG04, MPM_Stown_v2.3, whole genome shotgun sequence:
- the TFDP1 gene encoding transcription factor Dp-1 isoform X2, with the protein MAKDAGLIEANGELKVYIDQNLSPGKGVVSLVAVHPSTVNTLGKQLLPKTFGQSNVNIAQQVVIGTPQRPSAPNTILVGSPHTPNTHFVSQNQTADSSPWSAGKRNKKGEKNGKGLRHFSMKVCEKVQRKGTTSYNEVADELVAEFSTADTHISPNESAYDQKNIRRRVYDALNVLMAMNIISKEKKEIKWIGLPTNSAQECQNLEVEKQRRLERIKQKQSQLQELILQQIAFKNLVQRNRQAEQQANRPPASNSVIHLPFIIVNTSKKTVIDCSISNDKFEYLFNFDNAFEIHDDIEVLKRMGMAFGLESGSCSPEDLKNARSLVPKALEPYVTEMAQGSISSVYVSSSSGSASNGTRFSNSDYSNGGDGVLATSSNGSQYSGSRVETPVSYVGDDDDDEDDDFNENDDDD; encoded by the exons ATGGCAAAAGAT GCTGGCCTAATTGAAGCTAATGGAGAACTGAAGGTTTATATAGACCAGAATCTTAGTCCTGGAAAAG GTGTTGTTTCATTAGTAGCTGTTCACCCTTCCACAGTGAATACACTTGGAAAACAGCTCCTGCCGAAAACATTTGGACAGTCTAATGTCAATATTGCACAACAAGTG GTTATTGGTACGCCTCAGAGACCTTCTGCCCCCAATACTATACTAGTAGGAAGTCCACACACACCTAATACACACTTTGTATCACAGAACCAGACAGCAGATTCTTCACCTTGGTCTGCTGG GAAGcgaaataaaaaaggggaaaagaatggCAAAGGTTTGCGGCATTTCTCTATGAAGGTTTGCGAAAAGGTGCAGAGGAAAGGAACTACTTCCTATAATGAGGTCGCAGATGAACTGGTTGCAGAGTTCAGCACTGCAGATACCCACATCTCTCCAAATGAATCG GCTTATGATCAGAAGAATATTAGGCGCCGTGTCTATGATGCCTTAAATGTCCTTATGGCCATGAATATTATTtccaaggagaagaaggaaatcaAATGGATTGGCCTACCTACTAATTCAGCTCAGGAATGTCAGAATTTAGAG GTGGAGAAACAGAGAAGACTTGAAAGAATAAAGCAAAAACAGTCACAGCTACAAGAACTAATTCTTCAG CAAATTGCCTTCAAGAATCTTGTTCAGCGAAACCGTCAAGCAGAACAGCAGGCAAATAGACCACCAGCATCCAATTCTGTGATTCACCTGCCGTTTATCATTGTGAACACCAGCAAGAAGACTGTGATTGACTGCAGCATTTCTAATGACAA GTTTGAGTACTTGTTTAATTTTGACAATGCATTTGAAATACATGACGATATAGAAGTGTTAAAGCGCATGGGAATGGCTTTTGGGCTGGAATCTGGAAGTTGTTCACCAGAAGACTTAAAAAATGCAAGAAGCTTAGTTCCCAAAGCTCTTGAACCATATGTGACAG aAATGGCTCAGGGATCAATCAGCAGTGTCTATGTCTCGTCCTCATCAGGGTCTGCTTCAAATGGCACAAGATTTTCTAACAG TGACTATTCAAATGGAGGCGACGGGGTGTTGGCTACAAGCTCCAATGGATCGCAATACAGTGGCTCCAGAGTCGAGACGCCTGTGTCTTATGTTGgggatgacgatgacgatgaagACGACGATTTTAATGAGAACGATGACGACGACTGA
- the TFDP1 gene encoding transcription factor Dp-1 isoform X1, whose protein sequence is MAKDAGLIEANGELKVYIDQNLSPGKGVVSLVAVHPSTVNTLGKQLLPKTFGQSNVNIAQQVVIGTPQRPSAPNTILVGSPHTPNTHFVSQNQTADSSPWSAGKRNKKGEKNGKGLRHFSMKVCEKVQRKGTTSYNEVADELVAEFSTADTHISPNESQAYDQKNIRRRVYDALNVLMAMNIISKEKKEIKWIGLPTNSAQECQNLEVEKQRRLERIKQKQSQLQELILQQIAFKNLVQRNRQAEQQANRPPASNSVIHLPFIIVNTSKKTVIDCSISNDKFEYLFNFDNAFEIHDDIEVLKRMGMAFGLESGSCSPEDLKNARSLVPKALEPYVTEMAQGSISSVYVSSSSGSASNGTRFSNSDYSNGGDGVLATSSNGSQYSGSRVETPVSYVGDDDDDEDDDFNENDDDD, encoded by the exons ATGGCAAAAGAT GCTGGCCTAATTGAAGCTAATGGAGAACTGAAGGTTTATATAGACCAGAATCTTAGTCCTGGAAAAG GTGTTGTTTCATTAGTAGCTGTTCACCCTTCCACAGTGAATACACTTGGAAAACAGCTCCTGCCGAAAACATTTGGACAGTCTAATGTCAATATTGCACAACAAGTG GTTATTGGTACGCCTCAGAGACCTTCTGCCCCCAATACTATACTAGTAGGAAGTCCACACACACCTAATACACACTTTGTATCACAGAACCAGACAGCAGATTCTTCACCTTGGTCTGCTGG GAAGcgaaataaaaaaggggaaaagaatggCAAAGGTTTGCGGCATTTCTCTATGAAGGTTTGCGAAAAGGTGCAGAGGAAAGGAACTACTTCCTATAATGAGGTCGCAGATGAACTGGTTGCAGAGTTCAGCACTGCAGATACCCACATCTCTCCAAATGAATCG CAGGCTTATGATCAGAAGAATATTAGGCGCCGTGTCTATGATGCCTTAAATGTCCTTATGGCCATGAATATTATTtccaaggagaagaaggaaatcaAATGGATTGGCCTACCTACTAATTCAGCTCAGGAATGTCAGAATTTAGAG GTGGAGAAACAGAGAAGACTTGAAAGAATAAAGCAAAAACAGTCACAGCTACAAGAACTAATTCTTCAG CAAATTGCCTTCAAGAATCTTGTTCAGCGAAACCGTCAAGCAGAACAGCAGGCAAATAGACCACCAGCATCCAATTCTGTGATTCACCTGCCGTTTATCATTGTGAACACCAGCAAGAAGACTGTGATTGACTGCAGCATTTCTAATGACAA GTTTGAGTACTTGTTTAATTTTGACAATGCATTTGAAATACATGACGATATAGAAGTGTTAAAGCGCATGGGAATGGCTTTTGGGCTGGAATCTGGAAGTTGTTCACCAGAAGACTTAAAAAATGCAAGAAGCTTAGTTCCCAAAGCTCTTGAACCATATGTGACAG aAATGGCTCAGGGATCAATCAGCAGTGTCTATGTCTCGTCCTCATCAGGGTCTGCTTCAAATGGCACAAGATTTTCTAACAG TGACTATTCAAATGGAGGCGACGGGGTGTTGGCTACAAGCTCCAATGGATCGCAATACAGTGGCTCCAGAGTCGAGACGCCTGTGTCTTATGTTGgggatgacgatgacgatgaagACGACGATTTTAATGAGAACGATGACGACGACTGA